A genomic window from Triticum urartu cultivar G1812 chromosome 7, Tu2.1, whole genome shotgun sequence includes:
- the LOC125518625 gene encoding NAC domain-containing protein 79-like: MEGLDVDDIFHHYRLSPTEVDAVTYYLPRLLSGETLHAVDKLIHRVEISGCEPKDLAARYAPVPQAVSSGDRFFFTTCKSKNGSKLQSVRGAGGGTWTIQKTTEICHAGVKVGEVKNLSFKKKGKSTGWVMEEYRCLLPEATVSDGVKVFCKMHLAQHAPDAARQESEAYKLQQQQPEAVTPSTHAQKRPAPAAAADPHPSRPKKRMRGAVPVPAPATPSFTAAAPDFLPDESVPEADDDMDRFCCTIDELLGLQVEEDLPVGATNSIEQNFYLEPEGPQKLFADAAEEIVPLEADELEFLRAILDEGAEEQEREAVSTNDKSSIVQDVGTYNPPPIIFHDPFEEAWKAEEALENERRCNAAANLHAGGHSNFFSPASVY; this comes from the coding sequence ACGCCTCCTCTCCGGCGAGACGCTGCATGCCGTCGACAAGCTCATCCACCGCGTCGAAATCTCCGGCTGCGAGCCCAAGGATCTGGCCGCCCGGTACGCGCCCGTGCCGCAGGCCGTGAGCAGCGGCGACCGGTTCTTCTTTACCACGTGCAAGAGCAAGAACGGGAGCAAGCTCCAGAGCGTgcgcggcgccggcggcggcacATGGACCATACAGAAGACCACGGAGATTTGCCACGCGGGAGTCAAGGTCGGCGAGGTCAAGAACCTGTccttcaagaagaagggcaagtccaCGGGCTGGGTCATGGAGGAATACCGGTGCCTGCTGCCGGAGGCCACCGTCTCCGACGGGGTGAAGGTGTTCTGCAAGATGCACTTGGCTCAGCATGCTCCTGACGCGGCCCGCCAGGAATCGGAAGCATACAAGCTTCAGCAACAGCAACCAGAGGCCGTGACCCCGAGCACGCACGCGCAGAAGAGGCCAGCGCCGGCTGCCGCCGCCGATCCTCATCCTTCGCGCCCCAAGAAGAGGATGCGCGGTGCTGTCCCCGTCCCGGCACCTGCCACACCGTCGTTCACCGCTGCAGCACCGGATTTCTTGCCGGATGAGTCCGTACCTGAAGCTGACGACGACATGGACCGGTTCTGTTGCACAATCGATGAGCTTCTCGGGTTACAAGTGGAGGAAGATCTCCCGGTCGGAGCTACTAACAGCATCGAACAGAATTTCTACTTGGAACCAGAGGGGCCGCAAAAGCTTTTCGCTGATGCTGCAGAAGAAATCGTCCCGCTCGAAGCTGACGAGCTGGAGTTCCTTAGGGCTATACTCGATGAAGGAGCAGAAGAGCAGGAGCGGGAGGCTGTCTCGACCAACGACAAGTCATCCATTGTTCAAGACGTGGGGACTTACAACCCGCCGCCGATCATCTTCCATGATCCATTTGAAGAAGCGTGGAAGGCCGAAGAGGCGCTCGAGAACGAGAGGAGGTGCAATGCCGCCGCCAATCTTCACGCTGGAGGGCACAGCAACTTCTTCTCGCCTGCAAGTGTCTACTAG